The sequence below is a genomic window from Gopherus evgoodei ecotype Sinaloan lineage unplaced genomic scaffold, rGopEvg1_v1.p scaffold_91_arrow_ctg1, whole genome shotgun sequence.
CCCccgagccaggagagaacccaggggtcctggctctcCCTctactctaacccaccagacctcTCCTccaccagagctggggagagaacctagGAGCCCAATTCCTGGTCCCTGGCTCGGTGGAGCGACCGGGTTCTGTGGCCAAagcttccagcccagagcctggccACTCCCACTTACCTGGTGGCCACCTGGTGACTGTAGAGCCGGCCTGAGTCACTGGAGAACACCCTGGCGAGGCCGAAATCCGCAATCTTCAGCTGCCCTGTACAGCTGATGAGTAAATTAGCTGGTTTCAGATCCTGCTGGGAACGATGAGTGGGTTACATGAGCGGGGGCTGGGAgtctggacacctgggttctctccccagctctgggaggtgagCGGGGCCTACTGCTTAGAGCAAGAGGGCTGGACTGACCCGGTGCATGATGTTATTGGCATGGCAGAAGgccaccccctgcagcagcatGAGCATGTAGCCTTTCACCTGGGCCTGTGTCAGGGGCTGCTGGGCATTGCGGATCACCTCGGCCAGGTCTGACAGCATGTACTCGAACACCAGCACGAAGCCTGCGCCGTGGGGGAACACGGCCTTCAGCTTCACCACCTGCAAAAGGGGAGACAGGGCAGAGCCGTGAGCCCAGCCAGCTTGGTGTCCTGGCCCTGCCAGGTCTCAGCCACAAGCCCATCGaccccagtatcctgccttcggTCCGAGCCATTGGCCCGCCAATCCCAGTGTCTGCTGCCCCAACCAGTTCAGCAGGCCTGCGTAGCCAGATCTCCCAGATAGACGGATGGACACCCACCCATAGCTCACGTCTTCTGCTTTCTTGACAACTTAACTTACCAAGTATCTATCagcaacaagaaagaaaaaaagaaaaagatccatccatccatccaggggAAAAACATGGTTAGTTTCTAACAGAATTTTTCCAGTTATTctcatcaaaacaaacaaacaaacaaaaaccccacaaaattTCATTTGGGTCACAACAAAACCTTTTGATGGTTCCTCCCCCTGtgttctggggtttttttttggggtgtAATTTGCTCAAGTTTTGGTTCCTGAAAACTGCAGTTTTTGGCagtttcactctgtttttgttttgctcaGCTCTAGAAGTGAATGAACGAAAAgacagaaaggcaaaaaaaaactgagaaaaagaaaagaaagaacagagaaaagacaaaaaaaaaacaagggaacaagaacgaaagaaagaaagaaggcagCAATGCAGAGACAGGAGGATAGGGTGGCTGCAGGCCAAGCAGTGGAAGCGGACGTGGAGAAATAGACCCTGGGGTCTCTATTTCTGACCCCCAACACTATGGCTTTGCCATCACAGACCCCAGTgctgtagggctagaagggaccctaAGAGGTCACCTCGCCCGGACCTCACTaaacctcactctcctcccagagccacagagagaagccaggagtcctggctcccttgCTGACCACTCACATGCTGATTCTCCTCAATCTCCTGTAGCGCTTTGATCTCCCGCAGCGCCTGGTTCGGGATCCCGTCCTCCAGTCTCCGCAGAGCGACCTTTTTCAATGCCACAGTCTCCCCTGTCTGTGGAGCACGGATGCAGTgagaataaaacccaggagtcctagctcccactgcagcccccctgctctaaccaccagcccccactcccctcccaaagccgtggagagaacccaggcgccctggctcctgctccccgccccagccgtggacagaacccaggcggcctggcccccagccctagCTGTGGGGATCAGATCGAGGGGGGACAGTCTCACCTCTACGTTCTTGGCTTTGAAGACAATGCCGTGGGCGCCTTCCCCgatcctgcccaggatgctgtaCTGATCCATGCTGGGCTGACTGGTTTGCACTGGGACCTGTGGGAGAGAATAATTCACACCCTGTTAGTGATCCTCCACCCCCAAAAGGGGCACTCAGCATTGTGGTATACCaggagtaggggtgggggggagatggcCTGTCCCATAATGCTCTGCTCCTCACCCCTTACACTGAGGGAACCCCAATGCAGGGCAcctgcaatgcactgtgggtTATTGGGGGAGCcccatcccacaatgcactgctgccTCTCCCAGGACAAACCCCCATTTCTAAGGCACCcacagtgcattgtgggatatcGGGGTGTCCTATCTCATAATGCACTGCTTCCTCTCAAGTTACACCCAGCATCCTAAGGCACCCAcaatgcattgtgggatactggggggggtccctttcccttcccataatgcactgcttcCTCTCAAGTTACACCCCCCATTTCTGGGGCACCcacagtgcattgtgggatactggcggGTGCCCTATCCTACGGCGcaccatcccacaatgcactgctccctCCTAGACTATCTCCCAATCCTGAGCCACCCcagcagcgggggagggggccccgtcccacagtgcaccgcgccgccctctccccccacatccccagtacCTGGAAGGCCAGGCAGGCGCCCTGGCAACCGGAGCCCAGTTGCCTAGCAACGCACCCGGAACTGCCCGAAGCCGGCATGGGCCTGGTCACATGACAAGGGccaggggccaggactcctgagtccccccggctctgggaggggagcgggggctggtggttagagcaggggggctgggagcctggacccctgggttctctgcctggctctgggaggggagtgggggctggtggttagagcgggggggggctgggagccaggactcctgggttctctccctggctctgggaggggagtgggggctggtggttagagcgggggggctgggagccaggactcctgggttctctcccagctctgggaggggagtgggggctggtggttagagcagggaggggctgggagccaggactcctgggttctctcccagctctgggaggggagtgggggctggtgggttagagtggggggttgggagccaggactcctgggttctctccccagctccaggaagggagtgggggctggtgggttagagcaggggggctgggagcccggactcctgggttctctcccggctctgggaggggattcgGGGCTGGtgtttagagcaggggggctgggagccaggactcctgggttctctccccggctctgggaggggagtgggggctggtggttagagtagagggggctgggagccaggactcctcggttctctcccggctctgggaggggagtgggggctggtggttagagcaggagggctgggagccaggactcctgggttctctcccggctctgggaggggagtgggggctggtggttagagcagggggggctgggagccaggactcctgggttctctcccagctctgggaggggagtgggggctgggagccaggacttctgggttccaaGCCCATCTCTTAGAAGAGTGGGGACAGAGGTGCCGAAACTGCAGCTGCTAGGGTTGGGGGTGTCTGTAACTCTCCATTTACCCCCGCCCCCCATAGGCTGCTGCCCACAGCTGCTTAGGATTTTGAGATGGATCAGCCCCAGGGGCTAAGCAAGCAGGAGATTCCCCCAGGAATGAGTCTCAGGCTAATTAAGCACAGGCAAGGGTGGAGATTAATTTGAGGGGGGACCGTGGGAGTGAGCATAGGTGGGCACAGACAGTACAAGGCAGGAGCACAGGTTAAGCCCTGGGCCAGCAAGTCAGACTACCAGGACTCAGCCCTCAGTTCTGCACCAGCCACACCTcttgccctgcctcagtttccctctctctgcAAGGGAGTGTTTTGTCTGACACTTAAAAGCAGGGACAGCCTGCATAGGTCTGTGAGAGTGGGTAGTGGATCTCTCTTGCTCCAGGCGTGAAGCTCTCTGCTGGAAGCAGAGAGGTCCAATCTCTGACTCTCCTCTGTGCTGGATGGAATGATCAGCCATCTGGTGCAGGTCCCCAGTACTGCTCCCACAGAGGGGGATTCTGTTCATTTAACCAGAGTATTGACAGACAGCATCCCCCACCCTGCACTACAatccctagaccccactccccgagccaggaaagaacccaggagtcctggcccccaggtcCCTCGCTACACACACCAGACCCTACTCCCATCCCTGCATCACAGCACCCTCCCTGGCAGGCAGATCATTAAACACTCTGACACAGCTGCAAGTCACACACCTTTAAAAACATCTTTAAATATAAACACTAGAAGAGGTGAAATTGGGCTCAGAACTGGGAACTTCAGGGGGCTGAAAACTTAATCGGGACAGGTTAGGGATACACACCAAGGTGGGGTTTcccagctggagtggggggacagcaGGATTCACTGGTTATGAAAGTGGGGATCACACCCCTTTTTGGGCTCACATCCAGGCAAGATGGGAAGCACAATCCATGGGTGCACTGCTGTATGTCATACTGATTTCAAGAGGCCCCACCTGGCTTCATTCCAAGAGatgcctccctccagcccctgagcAGGGGAAGCCACTAACAACAAGGCACCCTATCACAACGAGTTTTGGGGTGCTGCAAAAGGATAGGCACCACCAGCATAGGGCTAGGAGCACCCTATCATCTACAACCCTGCAGCCCCCCTAGATTTCAGCCCAGCTAAAAGGGGTGATACAGCTTCCTCATGCCCTTTCAGGGGTGTATTGAACTCCATTTTCAAGCTGGAAATGGAGCCACCCCCAAACAGAATGGGAGGTGAGCTCCAAAAAGAAGGGTCCCCACTGAGAGCAGATGCCAATTCCCCCCCCTCCCAATTTATCCTGTAGTCCAATatccccagagcctgctcccccCACATAGCAGGAAATACAGAGCAATCCCCTGCCCCATAGTCCCCAGCCCCCCCAATATGCAAATTAGAGGGGCTCCCAGCaaacccctccctcctccacagagggaAACAGGCCTATTCAGCGTGAATCCAAGAACTGGAGGACCAGCGGCTGGAATCACTGGAATCACATCCTGAGCGCCAGCAAGGGAGAGGGGCAAATTATTagctgcagctccccccccccccccaagtacaAAGCAGCTTCATTGATATTGTCCGTAGCCCGGGTATCCTGGAGGCGCTGGGCTGTCTTTCAGGGGCAGCTGACTGGGGTCTTCACCAAAAGGGTTAGctgggggggcagaaggggaggagaaAATTACTAGTGAGAAGATAGAGATTCAGCTACTTCTGGGCGGAGCAGCAGTGGAACAGCCCCACACCACCACACAGGGAAAGCCTGACCAGCGCTGAACTGATTCACAGCCCCCTGGTAGCCCTGGGCCCCCCCATCCAGCGCTCATcattcccgacccacagccccctgctagtccagccctgcacctccccacCAGCTCTCCTCactctcaacccacagccccaggctcccccgccccatctctgctggtgcccctcactcccgacccgcagcccctgctagctcagccccaggccctgcttaCAGTTCTGGAATTGCTGGGCTGTGTATCTGGTGAGTAAGATCCCGACTCCTTCTATCAAGGCCAGTAAAATGCCTCCCATCATGGCTGAGCCAACCATGGCTAACGGACCACCTGGGGAGAAGAAGAGGTGAATTAAAGAGACGGGGCACCAGTCAGGGCCCGGAGGCGGGGGGTCAGGAGGGGGTGCTGCGCAGGACACTCACTGCGGGAAGCGAGCACAGCCCCCGTGAGCGCCCCGCTAGTGATAGAGTTCCAGGGATCTTCCTTCCCCCTCATCTTCACCAGGCCGCAGTCAATGGTGGAGAAAAGGCCCCCCCAGACGGCAAAGCTacctggggaaaggagggagcagTGATTAGATACACCTtggccccctccctcccgggCCCATGCTCCCCACACACTACATAGCCCCCCCTCACCTCCTATCTGTGGCGCTCTGATGCGGATGGCACTGACGCTCCCTTTGAATCGGTGTCGGACGCCCTAGGAAGAAGAGCAGCAGAGGAAGAGTTGGGGTGAGACGCCACATGGCCCCCACTGGGCCCCtcttctcccctttcccctgTAGTGATCGGGATCGGCAGGGAGCCACCCCTCAGGCGCACAACCCACCCCAGCCCGGATGGCCCAGCACCATCAGGAAGATGGGAATGAGACCAACAGGATCCGGGACCTGGATCCAGCTGGCGACGGAGTGGCGTCAGGGGCTGGACTCACCACGGGGGCGTTCCGGAAGCCCTTGACGGCCTGGAAAACCCCCCCACCGATCATCCCCATGGTGAAGGCACCGCCGCAGTCATCCACGATGCGCCATGGACTGCCAGAGGAGAAGGGAGGTGGTTAGCCAGGCTGGGAGACCCTATAGTAAACAAACCCAGAAGCAACCCTACAACAAGCCGAGGGTGGGAACCCTACCACAACAGATCCCTGCTAACCCCTTGGGCGCGACCGACCCTACGGCAAATAACTCCCCCACCCAGGGACCAGCAGCAAGCCAAGCCCTACTATAACCCCACCACACCCCAGCCAACCCTACaacaacaacccctcccagctgcatgcatcctgcccctcccccgccctgcccccagcgAGGAGAGACCCTACaacaacaacccctcccagcctcatgcatcctgcccctcccccagcgagGAGAGACCCTACAACAACAATCCCTCCCAGCCTCACgcatcctgcccctcccccagcgagGAGAGACCCTACAACAACAATCCCTCCCAGCCTCACgcatcctgcccctcccccagcgagGAGAGACCCTACaacaacaacccctcccagcctcacgcatcctgcccctcccctgccctgcccccagcgaGGAGAGACCCTacaacaacccctcccagcctcatgcatcctgcccctcccccagcgagGAGAGACCCTACAacaacaacccctcccccacctcactcatcctgccccccccaggaaTTCCACGTGGTACAAACACACtatctcccaaccctccctgccttGGTATCTCCCAGCCCTTAGAGCCTATGAGAGGACGAGGGGGAGGAATCTGCGCCCCCCATTTCTCCCCCAATGAACTCGCCCGGCCACAGACACCAAAGAGCAGGGACATACCAAGTGACCAAGAAGAGGGGTGTACAGCTCCGAGCGCCTCCCGCGCCCCGTGGAGCCGCCCAGACGAGGACCGGCTCACAGGcccctgccggggggggggagaaagagaccAATTCCCCTCCCCATGGGCTCGCCCGCCGGGCGGTACCAAGCGCCCCGCGGGGGGAGACGCGCCGCGGCCACTCACCAGGGCTCCCGAGCATATTCCTCCATGGCTCCAAACAGCGACCGCGCGGTCACGTGACTGAGTGAGGTGAGACGAGACGAGACGAGACGAGACGCTCCGCCCCCTTGCCCCGCCTCTTACGAAACGGGGGAGCCCCGCGGCCTCTTACTGGGCAGCTGTGATCACGTGTGTTTATTGCCTGAACGTCACATAAAGGCGCCGGGTGTCTCTCCGCTCTGATTGGTCAGTTGGAGTCACGTGGCGGGGGAGCCCCTTCATTTCCGGCTCTGAGCACGTAGGGAAGAGATTCAGCCTCCCTATTGGCTCGTCTTAGAGCACGTGACTTGTGTCACCGCTCTCACCGGCTCGTGGGTCTCACGTGATTTTGAGGTCTTCACTCTGATTGGTTGTTTTTGGGAGCGGAGCCC
It includes:
- the CDK20 gene encoding cyclin-dependent kinase 20 isoform X1, whose protein sequence is MPASGSSGCVARQLGSGCQGACLAFQVPVQTSQPSMDQYSILGRIGEGAHGIVFKAKNVETGETVALKKVALRRLEDGIPNQALREIKALQEIEENQHVVKLKAVFPHGAGFVLVFEYMLSDLAEVIRNAQQPLTQAQVKGYMLMLLQGVAFCHANNIMHRQDLKPANLLISCTGQLKIADFGLARVFSSDSGRLYSHQVATR
- the CDK20 gene encoding cyclin-dependent kinase 20 isoform X4 — its product is MDQYSILGRIGEGAHGIVFKAKNVETGETVALKKVALRRLEDGIPNQALREIKALQEIEENQHVVKLKAVFPHGAGFVLVFEYMLSDLAEVIRNAQQPLTQAQVKGYMLMLLQGVAFCHANNIMHRQDLKPANLLISCTGQLKIADFGLARVFSSDSGRLYSHQVATR
- the CDK20 gene encoding cyclin-dependent kinase 20 isoform X3, yielding MFLKVPVQTSQPSMDQYSILGRIGEGAHGIVFKAKNVETGETVALKKVALRRLEDGIPNQALREIKALQEIEENQHVVKLKAVFPHGAGFVLVFEYMLSDLAEVIRNAQQPLTQAQVKGYMLMLLQGVAFCHANNIMHRQDLKPANLLISCTGQLKIADFGLARVFSSDSGRLYSHQVATR
- the CDK20 gene encoding cyclin-dependent kinase 20 isoform X2, whose amino-acid sequence is MPASGSSGCVARQLGSGCQGACLAFQVPVQTSQPSMDQYSILGRIGEGAHGIVFKAKNVETGETVALKKVALRRLEDGIPNQALREIKALQEIEENQHVVKLKAVFPHGAGFVLVFEYMLSDLAEVIRNAQQPLTQAQVKGYMLMLLQGVAFCHANNIMHRDLKPANLLISCTGQLKIADFGLARVFSSDSGRLYSHQVATR
- the TIMM17B gene encoding mitochondrial import inner membrane translocase subunit Tim17-B — its product is MEEYAREPCPWRIVDDCGGAFTMGMIGGGVFQAVKGFRNAPVGVRHRFKGSVSAIRIRAPQIGGSFAVWGGLFSTIDCGLVKMRGKEDPWNSITSGALTGAVLASRSGPLAMVGSAMMGGILLALIEGVGILLTRYTAQQFQNSNPFGEDPSQLPLKDSPAPPGYPGYGQYQ